The following are encoded together in the Argopecten irradians isolate NY chromosome 5, Ai_NY, whole genome shotgun sequence genome:
- the LOC138323609 gene encoding serine-rich adhesin for platelets-like, translating to MVNMILPFWVAVLLFNSLTASVQNRKKARELNSIVDKIYKAKILKDYYTWKDLALAEHTRCQARYYQAKISCHTCKEREINYGNQVENTPNIRSGLQTISGNNPATVTDAYVTTTSSYNPQPHNDPIVINEHNLVTETYEPSNEPYNPPTEPNHVLTKDYNPSNAPNKQQTEPTNLPWDSNGLPTVHNNQPTTFYNIPTKPTNPSTVSRVNTPPTAPTNPPNSPTAPTNPQTEPNNQPSTVINPSTAPTNPPTTPSNPPTAPSNPPTAPTNPPTQTTNPPTAPSNPPTEPTNPTTIPTVTTYLPIIKLSTTRRPTTTSDTIVTTIENEPPTTIGNNPTFTSGTILPTNRDTAITTTVNEPPQTAENITSAPESIILTTNRIRPQPTSTLPTTATTQSTTTTKSTVTTTEKAPSTTTEKATSTTTTEKATSTTRTEKAPSTTTEKATSTTTIEKAPSTTTEKATSTTSTEKATSTTTEKEPSTTTEKATSTTTTEKATSTTSTEKATSTTTEKEPSTTTTTTEKATSTTTTEKATSTTTTEKAPSTTTTEKATTTTTTEKAPSTTTTEKAPSTTTTEKAPSTTTPEKATSTTTTEKATSTTATEKVPSTTSENKQTTTEKATSTTSEKMQPTEKAQSTTSENKPQTKTDIVSSTTAENKLPIITDKDQSTTPEKVMSTTNENTHPTTTESKPSITSTNDNKLPITSENELSTTEKDLSESSKMTTPNTESGDNVPVTSGNKQPFSSDDKQLISDNSPVVSDTALQSTNGILSTIGDINLKESISKLKSMIEHNLQDEDKIFIKTLRDKLQSYQSNNDPSTMGDQLPINVENNDPTMDENHLQNFRGSFVPFKSDNSIGDLPIVPGNVEDNDIQPMRDNLRPIISGNELPSIGENQLPGAVKMEGSSFIKAPTIIQFDEKPISIVRVLNTSSFDIMNISDISHPVNTLIKETEKSLEQLTKDSLMDIGKSLGETDPASKKGLTLKSVPKVIDSVEGTLEKLVNTPIEETGKQVAKTVETIFTETDPVTIKRLALKAVPKVVDTVEGTLENLINTPIEETGKRVAKTVETVFTETLPKARIGKPLERIVTKDFPKAVTGFGSHLDTFISRTLPATGMFIVDGVKSVLDTRRIEIPRNAESKLEEFLVKTLPKAGRTIGRHLGKFFLETIPVMFGKSRRRRQATDPIPCLTCDEFNNRNVTEVKDVVCGAKHNDQSVKYIKMKELGNTIFLNRMPIITKLSYQRKDMIGQRRRRGSAQVSSFQITYNLGGVIRTLQVNKTLDLVNSNQALGEELASELWQSFFETTL from the exons ATGGTCAACATGATTCTGCCATTTTGGGTTGCTGTTTTGCTGTTCAATAGTTTAACCGCATCTGTGCAGAATCGAAAAA AGGCGAGGGAACTGAACAGTATAGTGGACAAAATTTACAAAGCTAAGATCTTGAAGGATTACTACACATGGAAAGATCTCGCCCTCGCAGAACACACACGATGTCAAGCTAGATATTACCAGGCGAAGATTTCTTGTCACACTTGTAAAGAAAG AGAGATAAACTATGGAAATCAAGTGGAAAATACACCTAATATTAGATCGGGCCTACAGACCATCTCTGGAAACAACCCAGCCACCGTTACTGATGCCTACGTAACAACCACAAGTAGTTATAACCCACAACCTCACAATGACCCTATAGTTATCAACGAACACAACTTAGTAACAGAAACTTATGAACCCTCCAACGAACCTTACAACCCACCAACAGAACCAAACCACGTACTAACCAAAGATTATAATCCCTCAAACGCacctaataaacaacaaacagaaCCCACTAACCTACCCTGGGATTCTAATGGCCTTCCAACAGTACATAACAACCAACCAACCACATTTTACAACATACCAACAAAACCTACTAACCCGTCAACAGTGTCCAGAGTAAATACCCCACCAACTGCACCTACCAACCCACCCAACTCACCAACCGCACCTACCAACCCACAAACTGAACCCAATAACCAACCATCTACAGTTATTAACCCATCAACCGCACCTACCAACCCACCAACCACACCTTCAAACCCACCAACCGCACCTTCAAACCCACCAACCGCACCTACAAACCCACCAACTCAAACTACAAACCCACCAACCGCACCTTCAAACCCACCAACCGAACCTACCAACCCAACAACCATACCAACAGTGACTACTTATTTACCCATTATAAAACTGAGCACCACTCGTAGACCAACCACTACAAGCGATACCATAGTCACAACCATTGAAAATGAACCACCAACTACAATTGGGAATAATCCAACGTTCACAAGTGGTACAATTTTACCAACCAACAGGGATACAGCTATTACAACCACTGTAAATGAGCCGCCACAAACAGCTGAAAATATAACATCTGCCCCTGAAAGCATTATTTTAACCACTAATAGAATAAGACCACAACCAACCAGCACATTACCAACAACTGCCACTAcacaatcaacaacaacaactaaaaGCACAGTTACCACAACTGAAAAGGCACCATCAACGACAACTGAAAAGGCAACGTCAACAACTACAACTGAAAAGGCAACGTCAACAACCAGAACTGAAAAGGCACCGTCAACGACAACTGAAAAGGCAACGTCAACAACGACAATTGAAAAGGCACCGTCAACGACAACTGAAAAGGCAACGTCAACAACTTCAACTGAAAAGGCAACGTCAACGACAACTGAAAAGGAACCGTCAACGACAACTGAAAAGGCAACGTCAACAACTACAACTGAAAAGGCAACGTCAACAACTTCAACTGAAAAGGCAACGTCAACGACAACTGAAAAGGAACCGTCAACGACAACAACCACAACTGAAAAAGCAACATCAACAACCACAACTGAAAAGGCAACGTCAACAACCACAACAGAAAAGGCACCGTCAACGACCACAACTGAAAAGGCAACGACAACAACCACAACTGAAAAGGCACCGTCAACGACCACAACTGAAAAGGCACCGTCAACAACCACAACTGAAAAGGCACCGTCAACGACCACACCTGAAAAGGCAACGTCAACAACCACAACTGAAAAGGCAACGTCGACAACAGCCACTGAAAAGGTACCGTCAACTAcatcagaaaataaacaaacaacaactGAAAAGGCAACGTCGACAACAAGTGAAAAAATGCAACCAACTGAAAAGGCACAATCAACTACGAGTGAAAATAAGCCGCAAACTAAAACTGACATTGTATCATCGACCACAGCCGAAAATAAGCTACCAATCATTACTGATAAAGACCAATCAACTACACCTGAAAAGGTCATGTCGACCACAAATGAAAACACACATCCAACTACTACTGAATCGAAACCATCAATTACCAGTACAAATGACAATAAGCTACCAATCACGAGCGAGAATGAGTTATCTACAACAGAAAAGGATCTATCGGAAAGCAGCAAAATGACAACACCAAACACAGAAAGTGGCGATAACGTACCAGTCACTAGTGGAAACAAACAACCATTCAGCAGTGATGACAAACAACTGATTTCTGATAATTCGCCCGTAGTGAGTGATACCGCCCTACAAAGTACCAATGGTATCCTATCAACAATTGGCGACATCAACCTAAAAGAAAGTATAAGCAAACTTAAATCAATGATTGAACATAATCTACAAGATGAGGataaaatttttattaaaactcTAAGGGATAAGCTGCAGTCATACCAAAGCAACAATGACCCATCAACCATGGGTGATCAACTTCCGATAAATGTGGAAAACAATGATCCAACAATGGATGAAAATCATCTGCAAAATTTCAGAGGTAGTTTCGTACCATTTAAATCTGACAATAGCATTGGTGATCTACCCATTGTCCCAGGTAATGTAGAAGATAACGACATACAGCCCATGAGGGATAACCTTCGTCCGATAATAAGCGGAAATGAGCTACCAAGTATCGGTGAAAATCAACTACCAGGTGCAGTGAAGATGGAGGGAAGTAGCTTTATTAAGGCTCCAACTATTATTCAATTCGACGAAAAGCCAATATCTATTGTTCGTGTACTAAATACCAGTAGCTTCGATATAATGAACATCAGTGATATTTCACATCCTGTCAATACCCTTATCAAGGAAACAGAAAAGTCTCTTGAACAGCTGACAAAAGACAGTCTGATGGATATAGGAAAATCTCTAGGTGAAACGGACCCAGCTTCAAAAAAAGGATTAACATTAAAATCTGTTCCAAAGGTTATAGACTCAGTTGAAGGTACCCTTGAAAAGTTGGTCAATACACCAATTGAGGAAACAGGTAAGCAAGTTGCGAAAACTGTAGAAACGATATTTACTGAAACAGACCCAGTTACAATTAAAAGATTAGCATTAAAGGCTGTTCCAAAAGTAGTCGACACAGTTGAAGGTACCCTTGAAAACTTGATTAATACACCAATTGAAGAAACAGGAAAACGAGTTGCGAAAACTGTAGAAACCGTATTTACCGAAACGCTCCCAAAAGCTCGGATAGGAAAACCCCTTGAAAGAATAGTAACTAAGGACTTCCCGAAAGCAGTAACTGGATTCGGAAGCCATCTCGACACGTTCATTTCCCGAACACTGCCTGCAACTGGCATGTTTATTGTCGATGGCGTCAAATCAGTACTCGATACGAGGCGGATCGAGATACCCAGAAATGCCGAGAGTAAGCTGGAGGAATTTTTGGTAAAGACTCTCCCCAAGGCTGGTAGGACGATCGGGCGTCATTTAGGGAAATTCTTTTTGGAGACGATACCAG TAATGTTCGGGAAATCAAGACGAAGACGTCAAGCTACAGACCCCATTCCGTGTTTGACATGTGACGAGTTCAACAACAGGAATGTCACAGAGGTTAAAGATGTCG TTTGCGGGGCTAAACATAATGACCAATCCgtgaaatatataaagatgAAAGAGTTAggcaatacaatatttttaaatcGAATGCCCATTATCACAAAG TTGTCGTACCAGAGGAAGGATATGATTGGACAACGACGAAGGAGAGGCTCCGCCCAAGTGTCCTCATTCCAGATAACGTACAACCTTGGTGGAGTCATAAGGACGCTACAGGTCAATAAAACTCTGGACTTAGTCAACTCAAATCAGGCACTGGGAGAGGAATTGGCTAGCGAGCTGTGGCAATCGTTTTTCGAAACTACTTTGTGA